One Chaetodon trifascialis isolate fChaTrf1 chromosome 12, fChaTrf1.hap1, whole genome shotgun sequence DNA window includes the following coding sequences:
- the LOC139340025 gene encoding gamma-crystallin M3-like: MTTTDMSMGKIIFYEDRNFQGRSYECMSDCADMSSYLSRCHSCRVESGCFMVYDRPNYMGNQYFMRRGEYADYMSMMGWSGGIRSCRMIPMHRGQFRMRIYERENFGGQMHELMDDCDNIMDRYRMSDCQSCNVMDGHWLMYEQPHYRGRMMYLRPGEYRSFRDMGMSGMRFMSMRRIMDMC, encoded by the exons ATGACCACCACTGATATGAGCATGGGCAAG ATCATCTTCTACGAGGACAGGAACTTCCAGGGGCGCTCCTATGAGTGCATGAGCGATTGCGCTGACATGTCCTCCTACCTGAGCAGGTGCCACTCCTGCAGGGTGGAGAGCGGCTGCTTCATGGTCTACGACCGTCCCAACTACATGGGAAACCAGTACTTCATGAGGAGGGGCGAGTACGCTGACTACATGAGCATGATGGGATGGAGCGGTGGTATCAGGTCTTGCCGTATGATCCCCATG cacagaggccAGTTCAGGATGAGGATCTACGAGAGAGAGAACTTCGGTGGTCAGATGCATGAGCTGATGGACGACTGTGACAACATCATGGACCGCTACCGTATGTCCGACTGCCAGTCCTGCAACGTGATGGACGGCCACTGGCTGATGTACGAGCAGCCCCACTACAGAGGCAGGATGATGTACCTGAGGCCTGGAGAGTACAGGAGCTTCAGGGACATGGGCATGAGTGGCATGAGGTTCATGAGCATGAGGCGTATCATGGACATGTGCTAg
- the LOC139340016 gene encoding gamma-crystallin M3-like: MTNTGMSMRGKIIFYEDRNFQGRSYECMSDCSDMTSYLSRCHSCRVESGCFMVYDRPNYMGNQYFMRRGEYADYMSMMGMRDCIRSCRMIPMHRGQFRMRIYERENFGGQMHELMDDCDNIMDRYRMSDCMSCNVMDGHWLMYEQPHYRGRMMYLRPGEYRSFRDMGMSGMRFMSMRRIMDSCY; the protein is encoded by the exons CATGAGGGGAAAG ATCATCTTCTACGAGGACAGGAACTTCCAGGGGCGCTCCTATGAGTGCATGAGTGACTGCTCTGACATGACCTCCTACCTGAGCAGGTGTCACTCCTGCAGGGTGGAGAGCGGCTGCTTCATGGTCTACGACCGTCCCAACTACATGGGAAACCAGTACTTCATGAGGAGGGGCGAGTACGCTGACTACATGAGCATGATGGGAATGAGAGACTGCATCAGGTCTTGCCGTATGATCCCCATG cacagaggccAGTTCAGGATGAGGATCTATGAGAGGGAGAACTTCGGTGGTCAGATGCATGAGCTGATGGACGACTGTGACAACATCATGGACCGCTACCGTATGTCCGACTGCATGTCCTGCAACGTGATGGACGGCCACTGGCTGATGTACGAGCAGCCCCACTACAGAGGCAGGATGATGTACCTGAGGCCTGGAGAGTACAGGAGCTTCAGGGACATGGGCATGAGTGGCATGAGGTTCATGAGCATGAGGCGTATCATGGACTCTTGCTATTAA
- the LOC139340045 gene encoding gamma-crystallin M3-like, with translation MTMGKIIFYEDRNFQGRSYETSSDCADMSSYLSRCHSCRVESGCFMVYDRTNYMGNQFFVRRGEYSDYQRMGMSDCIRSCRMIPMHRGQFRMRIYERENFGGQMYELMDDCDNMMDRYRMSDCQSCNVMDGHWLMYEQPHYRGRMMYLRPGEYRSFRDMGMSGMRFMSMRRIMDSCF, from the exons ATGACCATGGGCAAG atcatCTTCTATGAGGACAGGAACTTTCAGGGTCGTTCCTATGAGACCAGCAGCGACTGCGCTGACATGTCCTCCTACCTGAGCAGGTGCCACTCCTGCAGGGTGGAGAGCGGCTGCTTCATGGTCTACGACCGCACTAACTACATGGGAAACCAGTTCTTTGTCAGGAGGGGAGAGTACTCTGACTACCAGCGTATGGGAATGAGTGATTGCATCAGGTCTTGCCGCATGATCCCCATG CACAGAGGCCAGTTCAGGATGAGGATCTATGAGAGGGAGAACTTCGGTGGTCAGATGTATGAGCTGATGGACGACTGCGACAACATGATGGACCGCTACCGTATGTCCGACTGCCAGTCCTGCAACGTGATGGACGGCCACTGGCTGATGTACGAGCAGCCCCACTACAGAGGCAGGATGATGTACCTGAGGCCTGGAGAGTACAGGAGCTTCAGGGACATGGGCATGAGTGGCATGAGGTTCATGAGCATGAGGCGTATCATGGATTCCTGTTTTTAG
- the LOC139340024 gene encoding gamma-crystallin M3-like has protein sequence MHGKIIFYEDRNFQGRSYETSSDCADMSSHLSRCHSCKVESGCFMVYDRPNYMGQQYLLRRGEYSDYQRMMGFGDCIRSCRMIPMHKGSYKIRIYEMENFGGQMYELMDDCDNIQDRYHMSDCQSCNVMDGHWLMYEQPHYRGRMMYLRPGEYRSFRDMGYNGMRFSSIRRITDTC, from the exons ATGCACGGCAAG ATCATCTTCTACGAGGACCGGAACTTCCAAGGTCGTTCCTATGAGACCAGCAGCGACTGCGCTGACATGTCCTCCCATCTGAGCAGGTGCCACTCCTGCAAGGTGGAGAGCGGCTGCTTCATGGTCTACGACCGCCCCAACTACATGGGTCAGCAGTACTTGCTTAGGAGAGGGGAGTACTCTGACTACCAGCGTATGATGGGTTTCGGTGACTGCATCAGGTCCTGTCGTATGATCCCCATG CACAAAGGGTCCTATAAAATAAGGATCTACGAGATGGAAAACTTTGGAGGTCAGATGTATGAGCTGATGGACGACTGTGACAACATTCAAGACCGTTACCACATGTCTGACTGCCAGTCCTGCAACGTGATGGACGGCCACTGGCTGATGTATGAGCAGCCCCACTACAGAGGCAGGATGATGTACCTGAGGCCTGGAGAGTACAGGAGCTTCAGGGACATGGGATACAATGGAATGAGATTCAGCTCTATCAGACGTATTACTGACACCTGTTAG